TGATTGATTTCAGCCGTCCCTAGCGGGACTTTATAATATTACCGTTTATTTTTCCCAGCATTGCATGCTGGGCTAAACCCAATCGCCCCGTTATCGGGGCTACCAAAATGCTTTGGGTTATAATCCCGTTAGGGATGATTGAATCTAGCCCAGCCATTCATGGCTGGGAATGTAATCGACAAAATAAAATAGAGTCCCGATAGGAACGACTGAATACCATCAAACCTTTTTTTTAAAAACATCCGTGTCTGTTTTTCCTTCGATGATAGAGACACGCTGTTTATTAGATATTATTCTATTCTGTTTCTACAAAAATACAGAAATACCAGGAGGATTCTATGACCAAAGTATCGATTAGTTCAATCATCGTTACCTCTCGGGTTCGTACTGACCTAGGCAATATTATCGAATTAGCTGAAGATATCAAACTACATGGATTACTCCATCCGGTTGTTATCAATACTCAGAATGAATTGATTGCTGGATACCGCCGGTTGAAGGCGGTTGAATTGCTCGGCTGGACTGAAATTCCGGTTAGTATTCAAGGAACAAGTACGAATGACGAAATATTAAATACTGGAATTGAATCCCAATTAGAATCTCAATCCGCAATGTTTTTGTTATCTAAGCTTGATATGCAGTTAGCAGAAAATATCAAACGGAAAGATTTGAACCCAATGGAAATAGCTGAAGCGATTCTGGAACGGAAACACCGATTTGAACAGCGCTATGGACCAATTCAACAAGGAGGAGATCGGAAAAGTCCGGAATATCAGAAAATCAAATTTACCAATGGTAAGTTTGATACCCCTAGCTTCTATGCGGACACAGCGAAATTATTAAATAAAAGCGAGAAATATATTTATGAATTCTTACAGTTAAATAATTTAGATACGGATTTGAAGCAACAAGTTCGTAATCGGAGTATTGGTTATCGTAATGCATTACAACAACAAGCGGAACGAAACCGAATGAAACGAAAGCAGAAAAAAATTCAATCCGAATTAAAATCAATGTATCTACCGAATCGAGAGGATATCGCTCCATTACAAAA
This bacterium DNA region includes the following protein-coding sequences:
- a CDS encoding ParB/RepB/Spo0J family partition protein; protein product: MTKVSISSIIVTSRVRTDLGNIIELAEDIKLHGLLHPVVINTQNELIAGYRRLKAVELLGWTEIPVSIQGTSTNDEILNTGIESQLESQSAMFLLSKLDMQLAENIKRKDLNPMEIAEAILERKHRFEQRYGPIQQGGDRKSPEYQKIKFTNGKFDTPSFYADTAKLLNKSEKYIYEFLQLNNLDTDLKQQVRNRSIGYRNALQQQAERNRMKRKQKKIQSELKSMYLPNREDIAPLQKQFQLAPNLLKLFILIQHSEQTIRQLPEEVLEYDKFELEYIFIFLRQLDTVIEYYQKVQHRLTLMQEQKITEFAPANKE